In one Heteronotia binoei isolate CCM8104 ecotype False Entrance Well chromosome 1, APGP_CSIRO_Hbin_v1, whole genome shotgun sequence genomic region, the following are encoded:
- the LOC132586365 gene encoding taste receptor type 2 member 40-like — MSTGACSPPQDESPAFGLIVLAIIGAETIVGAWINAFIVTVCCIDRLKNKSLGAVDRILLVLATNRFCFLITGMLRLLCKTLSPKIYYSDFFYRGLKATLWFFISSNLWLAACLCLFYCLKIANFSHSLFVSLKLKISRAVPALLLSSALLSFVNTTPFFGMIYTFQCNIPNATASGNVTTYQIDMHTNWGMLLFLCGFGFSVVFVIFVVSAILLLVSLWQHAWQLRDVLSSYTSPRMAAHVQAVKLITSFLITYLVNFVALMVLLTNTFSEDSPLVFFCSVVLNACPTAHSVVLILTNPRFKKAFLQMLQYGRCKW, encoded by the coding sequence ATGTCCACCGGTGCTTGTAGTCCGCCCCAGGATGAATCCCCTGCTTTCGGGCTGATCGTGCTGGCGATCATAGGGGCCGAGACCATAGTCGGGGCTTGGATAAACGCTTTCATTGTGACTGTCTGCTGTATCGATAGACTTAAAAACAAATCCCTCGGTGCAGTTGACCGGATCTTGTTGGTCTTGGCCACCAACAGGTTTTGCTTTTTGATCACAGGAATGTTACGGTTGCTGTGTAAAACCTTAAGCCCTAAGATCTACTACAGTGACTTTTTCTATCGAGGATTGAAAGCCACCCTCTGGTTCTTCATCTCTTCCAACCTCTGGCTTGCCGCTTGCCTCTGCTTGTTCTACTGCCTGAAGATTGCCAATTTCAGTCATTCTTTATTCGTCTCTCTGAAGCTAAAGATATCCAGGGCGGTTCCAGCACTGCTCCTAAGTTCTGCACTTTTATCGTTTGTCAACACCACCCCTTTCTTCGGTATGATTTACACCTTCCAGTGCAACATTCCAAACGCCACGGCATCAGGAAACGTTACTACATATCAGATCGATATGCATACCAATTGGGGCATGCTGTTATTCTTGTGCGGCTTTGGTTTCTCTGTGGTTTTTGTCATTTTTGTCGTTTCTGCCATTCTTTTACTTGTTTCCCTTTGGCAACACGCTTGGCAGCTGAGAGATGTTTTGTCCAGCTACACAAGTCCTAGGATGGCCGCTCACGTCCAAGCAGTGAAACTAATAACATCCTTCCTGATTACTTACCTTGTCAACTTCGTGGCTTTGATGGTCTTACTGACCAATACATTTTCAGAGGACAGCCCCTTAGTCTTCTTTTGTTCGGTTGTTTTAAACGCTTGCCCTACGGCACATTCCGTTGTCCTGATTCTGACGAATCCCAGATTCAAAAAGGCGTTCCTTCAAATGCTGCAGTATGGACGCTGCAAGTGGTGA